One genomic segment of Candidatus Thermoplasmatota archaeon includes these proteins:
- the pyrF gene encoding orotidine-5'-phosphate decarboxylase codes for MKKRTRLILALDVTDRQEAMRVVSEVADHVDAVKVGYPAVLPLGMELVEEISGSADVICDFKVADIPNTNRLIVEEVFRRGASGVIVHGFMGTDSVRACVDAADGDVFVLAEASHPGGKEFTQPVADRLARLAVEAGASGIIAPATRPERVKELREIVGSLLILCPGVGTQGGSASDTIAAGADYVIVGRSIYQAENPRAIAEGLVEEIAAVV; via the coding sequence ATGAAGAAGAGAACGAGGCTCATCCTGGCACTGGACGTTACGGACAGGCAGGAGGCGATGCGGGTCGTTTCGGAGGTTGCGGACCACGTTGACGCCGTGAAGGTGGGCTATCCAGCAGTGCTCCCGCTGGGGATGGAGCTCGTGGAGGAGATCTCCGGGAGCGCGGACGTCATCTGCGACTTCAAGGTGGCGGACATACCCAACACGAACAGGCTCATCGTGGAGGAGGTTTTCAGGCGGGGCGCGAGCGGCGTCATCGTGCATGGCTTCATGGGTACAGATTCGGTGCGGGCATGCGTCGACGCGGCGGATGGTGACGTCTTCGTCCTGGCAGAGGCAAGTCATCCCGGCGGGAAGGAGTTCACACAACCCGTGGCGGACAGGTTGGCCCGCTTGGCGGTCGAGGCCGGCGCGAGCGGGATAATAGCTCCCGCCACACGTCCTGAGCGGGTGAAGGAGCTTCGAGAGATCGTCGGCTCGCTCCTGATACTGTGCCCAGGCGTTGGTACTCAGGGTGGCTCCGCCTCGGACACGATTGCGGCGGGGGCGGACTACGTGATCGTCGGGAGGTCCATCTACCAGGCGGAGAATCCGCGAGCGATTGCAGAGGGCCTAGTGGAGGAGATAGCCGCGGTGGTGTGA
- a CDS encoding MarR family winged helix-turn-helix transcriptional regulator — MSKPHKFRATVRERVLIHLLDYTKQRHSSEVPPEVTQAGITDVVSGTRSHVSMVLASMIDSGLIEESLSHISGEMRRKKTYFMTAKGLGEAKEIRGRLLSETVKVFIDGKMHEARISELDDLLGETYYLVDILVSVDEGGVLNMETLTGQKTTESAIFTSPLLQVQCPRCTYNFLVQPESEIRDTYTICPSCSSNVHLASQSVFHPPSERVRPSSPGPVYVAAIVLIAMAMFQFLATYYFCFIFLGGIGVVVALLAAGFSALREDTRQSRMAIWAFGTSLGVYLAITVKVFLTRTLETELYAYSFLIFAVFFALVLLPTPIPKAVRGELAISGGVTVSLIGGAIAFLPGILPLNQFHAPVWLILGFAAFIFGYETAHPVGDIRPSLFAGVGVSILVLTGAVVWQSVEPLSIQEALVAVMWTALGVFLVSTRLLQRVRGWNVEDAVVSALPLALGLFFVVIGILVIAQELFAVGGFELVIGIPLIIWSVSRVSRTRWKTWLSVYGYAIATVLVSFWVLFYAAA; from the coding sequence ATGTCGAAGCCCCACAAGTTTCGCGCCACGGTCAGGGAGCGCGTTCTCATCCACCTGCTGGACTACACGAAACAAAGACACTCCAGTGAGGTTCCCCCTGAGGTGACCCAGGCCGGGATAACAGATGTGGTGTCCGGAACCAGAAGCCATGTATCGATGGTCCTTGCTTCGATGATTGACTCAGGACTCATCGAGGAATCGCTCAGCCACATCAGTGGCGAGATGCGCCGCAAGAAGACCTACTTCATGACCGCGAAGGGCCTTGGAGAGGCCAAGGAGATTCGCGGGCGGTTACTGAGTGAGACTGTGAAGGTCTTCATCGACGGAAAGATGCACGAGGCCAGAATCAGTGAGCTGGACGACCTCCTTGGAGAGACCTACTATCTCGTGGATATTCTGGTCTCGGTGGACGAAGGGGGCGTTCTCAACATGGAGACCCTGACAGGACAGAAGACGACGGAGAGTGCCATCTTCACGAGCCCCTTGTTGCAGGTTCAATGTCCTCGTTGCACATACAACTTCCTCGTCCAGCCAGAGTCGGAAATTAGAGACACCTACACTATCTGTCCCAGTTGCTCAAGCAACGTTCATCTGGCAAGTCAAAGCGTCTTTCACCCACCATCAGAGCGCGTGCGACCCTCGAGTCCAGGACCTGTCTACGTGGCTGCGATCGTATTGATAGCCATGGCCATGTTTCAGTTCTTGGCGACTTACTACTTCTGTTTCATCTTCCTGGGGGGCATAGGTGTCGTCGTTGCCCTTCTGGCGGCAGGCTTCTCAGCTCTCAGGGAAGACACTCGCCAGTCGAGGATGGCGATCTGGGCCTTCGGAACCTCTCTGGGAGTATACCTTGCTATCACCGTGAAGGTGTTCTTGACTAGGACCCTGGAGACCGAGCTGTACGCGTATTCCTTCTTGATCTTCGCCGTCTTCTTCGCCCTTGTACTTCTCCCGACACCCATCCCCAAGGCAGTCCGAGGTGAGCTGGCCATCTCTGGTGGCGTGACGGTCTCATTGATCGGAGGAGCGATTGCTTTCCTGCCAGGCATTCTACCTCTGAATCAGTTTCATGCCCCCGTCTGGTTGATCCTAGGTTTCGCGGCATTCATCTTCGGCTATGAGACTGCCCACCCAGTCGGGGACATTAGACCTTCGCTCTTCGCAGGAGTGGGAGTGTCCATTCTGGTGCTCACAGGTGCCGTCGTGTGGCAAAGTGTGGAGCCCCTTTCGATTCAGGAAGCCCTTGTTGCTGTCATGTGGACTGCTCTTGGGGTTTTCCTAGTCTCGACGAGATTGCTTCAGAGGGTTAGAGGATGGAATGTTGAAGACGCTGTGGTTTCGGCCTTGCCCTTGGCTCTTGGTCTATTCTTTGTCGTGATTGGTATCCTCGTCATCGCACAGGAGCTTTTTGCGGTAGGAGGCTTTGAGCTGGTGATTGGGATTCCTCTGATCATATGGAGCGTGTCACGGGTCTCGAGGACGCGCTGGAAGACGTGGCTGAGCGTCTACGGGTATGCAATCGCAACTGTTCTCGTTTCCTTCTGGGTTCTCTTCTACGCCGCCGCATAG
- a CDS encoding cupin domain-containing protein — MSARMGQSEVIDIPSIVETCSEKWCNMDLSQVNDSLVRLGVFEGKFHWHHHDNEDEFFYVVSGKLLLDLRSGTIELGQNQAYTVPKGVEHRTRADERTVVLMVESDTVNPKGD, encoded by the coding sequence ATGAGTGCTAGAATGGGGCAGTCAGAGGTCATCGACATACCGAGCATCGTGGAGACATGTTCAGAGAAGTGGTGCAACATGGACCTGAGTCAGGTGAACGATTCCCTCGTACGGCTAGGAGTCTTCGAAGGCAAGTTCCATTGGCATCATCATGACAACGAAGACGAGTTCTTCTATGTCGTATCCGGGAAACTGCTGCTGGATCTGCGGAGCGGCACGATCGAGTTAGGCCAGAATCAAGCATATACGGTGCCGAAAGGTGTCGAGCATCGAACAAGGGCCGACGAAAGGACGGTCGTACTGATGGTGGAATCCGATACTGTCAATCCAAAGGGAGACTAG